A section of the Planctomycetia bacterium genome encodes:
- the glgC gene encoding glucose-1-phosphate adenylyltransferase, producing MRSPAVDQGRVRDVVAVVLAGGKGARLDPLTRDRAKPAVPFGGSYRIVDFALSNCLNSGLRRILLLTQYKARSLDRHLNLGWHRFFCRDLGEFIDVLPPQQRVDDNWYLGTADAVYQNIYSLEMAAPRLVVVLAGDHIYKMNYQSLVDAHEESGADVTIGALRVPRAAAAEFGTLETDAAGRVHRFHEKVATPPALPGEPGMALASMGIYCFSADFLLAELKRDAADPGSRHDFGHDILPRIVQTHGVLAFPFRDENRKQDAYWRDVGTIDAYYEATIDLVAVDPQLNLYDDQWPIRTHFPCHPPPKFVFADAGLDARRGEATDSLVCPGAIISGGRVNRSIIGPAVRVNSFARVEESVVFEGVDIGRHAVVRRAIIDKGVRVPSHTVLGVDPEEDAALGLTVSPGGVTVVPKGFQFAPVPVAVAIP from the coding sequence TGTCGTGGCCGTCGTACTGGCGGGGGGAAAGGGCGCCCGACTCGATCCGCTCACCCGCGACCGGGCCAAGCCGGCCGTTCCGTTCGGCGGCAGTTACCGGATCGTCGATTTCGCCCTTTCCAACTGTCTCAACAGCGGCCTGCGCCGGATCCTCCTCCTCACCCAGTACAAGGCCCGGAGCCTCGACCGGCACCTGAACCTCGGCTGGCACCGGTTCTTCTGCCGTGATCTCGGCGAGTTCATCGACGTCCTCCCGCCGCAGCAACGGGTCGACGACAACTGGTATCTGGGCACGGCCGACGCCGTGTACCAGAACATCTACTCGCTGGAGATGGCCGCCCCGCGGCTGGTGGTCGTGCTCGCCGGCGACCACATCTACAAGATGAACTACCAATCGCTCGTCGATGCCCACGAGGAGTCCGGCGCCGATGTCACGATCGGTGCCCTGCGGGTGCCACGGGCGGCCGCCGCCGAGTTCGGCACGCTGGAGACCGACGCCGCGGGACGCGTCCATCGGTTCCACGAGAAGGTGGCTACCCCCCCGGCGCTGCCGGGCGAACCGGGCATGGCCCTGGCCTCGATGGGCATCTACTGCTTCTCTGCCGACTTCCTCCTCGCGGAACTGAAGCGCGACGCCGCCGATCCCGGCAGCCGCCACGACTTCGGCCACGACATCCTGCCGCGGATCGTGCAGACGCACGGCGTCCTGGCCTTTCCGTTCCGCGACGAGAACCGCAAGCAAGACGCCTACTGGCGCGACGTGGGCACGATCGACGCCTACTACGAGGCCACCATCGACCTCGTCGCCGTCGATCCGCAGCTCAATCTGTACGACGACCAGTGGCCGATCCGCACCCATTTCCCCTGCCATCCGCCGCCGAAGTTCGTGTTCGCCGACGCGGGGCTCGACGCCCGGCGCGGCGAGGCGACCGACAGCCTGGTCTGCCCCGGCGCGATCATCTCCGGGGGCCGGGTGAACCGCTCGATCATCGGCCCCGCCGTCCGCGTCAACAGCTTCGCGCGGGTCGAGGAGAGCGTCGTCTTCGAGGGGGTGGACATCGGCCGGCACGCCGTCGTCCGCCGTGCCATCATCGACAAGGGAGTCCGCGTCCCCTCGCACACGGTGCTGGGGGTGGATCCGGAGGAGGATGCCGCCCTGGGCTTGACTGTTTCGCCCGGCGGAGTGACCGTGGTGCCCAAGGGCTTCCAGTTCGCCCCCGTCCCCGTCGCCGTGGCCATCCCCTGA